A region of Bacillota bacterium DNA encodes the following proteins:
- a CDS encoding helix-turn-helix domain-containing protein, giving the protein MIKATAMAERDDRLLTAPEVAKRLGVSRTTIWRWSKNKILRVCQLPGGQVRIRESDLEDFIDKHKLIKKNESVCL; this is encoded by the coding sequence GATAAAAGCAACTGCTATGGCGGAAAGGGATGATAGGCTTTTAACAGCGCCGGAGGTGGCAAAGAGACTGGGTGTGAGCAGGACAACGATCTGGCGGTGGTCAAAAAATAAAATTCTAAGGGTTTGCCAGCTCCCCGGCGGGCAGGTCCGGATCAGGGAATCTGATTTGGAAGATTTTATTGACAAGCACAAATTAATCAAGAAGAATGAAAGTGTTTGCCTGTAA